The Siniperca chuatsi isolate FFG_IHB_CAS linkage group LG2, ASM2008510v1, whole genome shotgun sequence genome window below encodes:
- the LOC122887636 gene encoding AMP deaminase 2-like isoform X3 — MSGDLCGASGPKPLKPQRSLPGTPVSLTHYPIDLRTSMEEKYKEIAEELFTRSMAESEMRSAPYEFPEDSPIEQLEERRHRLERQISQDIKLEPEILLRAKQDFMKIDSATDLELMKEKSVDAVDGSFKERAMPMEREYQRVSISGEEKCGVPFTDLVDAAKCVVKALFIREKYINRSMQNFCKTTAHALQELGVKPLDLRVYDDIPETPVDADAPVHPPVSETHPYDNQDPKNMPADTGYGCKMVDGVAHVYTKKNNMDKSTELDLPYPDLKEYIADMNVMMALIINGPVKSFCYRRLQYLSSKFQMHILLNEMKELAAQKKVPHRDFYNIRKVDTHIHASSCMNQKHLLRFIKRAMKKYPGEIVHIERGRGQTLKDVFENMNLTAFDLSVDTLDMHADRNTFHRFDKFNAKYNPIGESILREIFIKTDNHIEGKYFAHIIKEVMFDLEESKYQNSELRLSIYGRSRDEWDKLAQWAVKHRVYSDNVRWLIQVPRLFDVYHTKKQLANFQEMLENIFMPLFEVTINPRSHPELHLFLEHVVGFDSVDDESKPEHHIFNLDSPLPANWTEEDNPPYSYYLYYTYANMTVLNHLRRRRGFHSFVLRPHCGEAGPIHHLVSGFMLSENISHGLLLRKAPVLQYLYYLAQIGIAMSPLSNNSLFLSYHRNPLPEYLSRGLMVSLSTDDPLQFHFTKEPLMEEYSIAAQVWKLSSCDMCELARNSVLMSGFSHKAKSYWLGPSYSKEGPVSNDIRRTNVPDIRVAYRSETLSEELQLITHAVRTEELDTIDEEDSLSMAPLPGQR, encoded by the exons ATGTCAGGCG ACCTGTGTGGTGCATCTGGGCCCAAGCCCCTCAAGCCCCAGAGATCTCTTCCAGGGACGCCTGTTTCTCTCACACACTACCCAATCGACCTGCGAACATCCATGGAAGAAAAGTACAAAGAAATTGCTGAG GAGCTGTTCACACGCAGCATGGCAGAGAGTGAGATGCGAAGCGCTCCTTATGAGTTCCCGGAGGACAGCCCCATCGAACAGCTGGAAGAGCGACGGCACCGCCTAGAGAGGCAAATCAGCCAGGACATTAA GCTTGAGCCAGAGATCTTGCTCCGCGCCAAACAGGACTTCATGAAAATCGACAGTGCTACAGACCTGGA GTTAATGAAGGAGAAGAGCGTGGACGCTGTTGATGGAAGCTTTAAGGAGAGGGCAATGCCAATGGAGAGAGAGTACCAGCGGGTCTCAATATCTGGAGAGGAAAAGTGCGGG GTGCCCTTCACTGACCTGGTAGATGCTGCAAAGTGTGTGGTGAAGGCATTATTCATTCGGGAGAAGTACATAAATCGATCTATGCAGAATTTTTGTAAGACCACAGCTCACGCCTTGCAGGAGCTCGGGGTGAAGCCTCTGGATCTGAGAGTCTATGACGATATACCAGAGACCCCTGTTGATGCTG ATGCCCCCGTCCACCCACCTGTGTCAGAGACACACCCCTATGACAATCAGGACCCCAAGAATATGCCGGCAGACACAGGATACGGTTGCAAGATGGTGGATGGAGTAGCCCATGTCTAtaccaagaaaaacaacatggaCAA AAGTACAGAACTGGACCTGCCTTATCCTGACCTGAAGGAGTATATTGCAGACATGAATGTTATGATGGCGCTCATAATCAACGGACCAGT GAAGTCTTTCTGCTACCGCCGCCTACAGTACCTGAGCTCTAAATTCCAGATGCACATCCTCCTGAATGAGATGAAGGAGTTGGCAGCTCAGAAGAAAGTTCCACACAGAGACTTCTACAACATACGAAAG gtggacacacacatacatgcatcaTCCTGCATGAATCAGAAGCACCTGCTGCGATTCATCAAGAGAGCCATGAAGAAATACCCTGGGGAGATCGTTCACATTGAGCGCGGCCGCGGTCAGACCCTCAAGGATGTGTTTGAGAACATGAACCTGACGGCCTTTGACCTGAGCGTAGACACCCTCGACATGCATGCG GACCGTAACACATTCCATCGGTTTGACAAGTTCAACGCCAAATACAACCCCATTGGAGAATCCATCCTCAGAGAGATCTTCATCAAGACTGACAACCACATTGAAGGAAAATACTTTGCACACATAATCAAG GAGGTGATGTTTGACTTAGAGGAGAGTAAGTACCAGAACTCTGAGCTGCGTCTGTCGATCTATGGTCGCTCCCGAGACGAATGGGATAAGCTGGCTCAGTGGGCCGTGAAACATCGAGTGTACTCTGATAATGTGCGCTGGCTTATCCAGGTGCCCCGTCTTTT CGATGTGTACCACACAAAGAAGCAGCTGGCTAATTTCCAGGAGATGTTGGAGAATATCTTCATGCCTCTGTTTGAAGTCACAATCAACCCCCGCAGTCATCCTGAGCTGCACCTCTTCCTGGAGCAT GTGGTGGGCTTTGATAGCGTGGACGATGAGTCTAAACCTGAGCACCACATTTTCAATCTTGACAGTCCGCTGCCAGCGAACTGGACAGAAGAAGACAACCCACCCTACTCCTACTACCTCTACTACACCTATGCCAACATGACTGTGCTCAACCACCTCCGAAG GCGGCGAGGCTTTCATTCGTTTGTGCTGCGACCTCACTGTGGGGAGGCGGGGCCGATCCACCACCTGGTGTCAGGTTTCATGTTATCAGAGAACATCTCCCATGGGCTGCTGCTCAGAAAG GCCCCGGTGCTGCAGTATCTTTACTACCTGGCTCAAATTGGCATCGCCATGTCACCACTAAGTAACAACAGCCTGTTCCTCAGTTACCATCGCAACCCGCTGCCAGAGTACCTTTCCAGAGGCCTCATGGTCTCTCTGTCCACTGATGATCCTCTTCAGTTCCACTTCACCAAG GAGCCTCTGATGGAGGAGTACAGCATTGCTGCTCAAGTGTGGAAACTAAGTTCCTGTGACATGTGTGAGCTGGCAAGAAACAGTGTCCTCATGAGTGGATTTTCACACAAG GCCAAAAGCTACTGGCTTGGCCCCAGTTATTCTAAGGAGGGTCCTGTGAGCAACGACATCCGTCGTACCAACGTCCCTGATATCCGAGTGGCGTACCGCAGCGAGACACTCTCTGAGGAGCTTCAACTCATCACTCACGCTGTGCGCACTGAAGAGCTGGACACTATTGATGAGGAGGACTCTCTGTCCATGGCCCCACTCCCGGGACAACGCTGA
- the LOC122887636 gene encoding AMP deaminase 2-like isoform X4 has protein sequence MSGDLCGASGPKPLKPQRSLPGTPVSLTHYPIDLRTSMEEKYKEIAEELFTRSMAESEMRSAPYEFPEDSPIEQLEERRHRLERQISQDIKLMKEKSVDAVDGSFKERAMPMEREYQRVSISGEEKCGVPFTDLVDAAKCVVKALFIREKYINRSMQNFCKTTAHALQELGVKPLDLRVYDDIPETPVDADAPVHPPVSETHPYDNQDPKNMPADTGYGCKMVDGVAHVYTKKNNMDKSTELDLPYPDLKEYIADMNVMMALIINGPVKSFCYRRLQYLSSKFQMHILLNEMKELAAQKKVPHRDFYNIRKVDTHIHASSCMNQKHLLRFIKRAMKKYPGEIVHIERGRGQTLKDVFENMNLTAFDLSVDTLDMHADRNTFHRFDKFNAKYNPIGESILREIFIKTDNHIEGKYFAHIIKEVMFDLEESKYQNSELRLSIYGRSRDEWDKLAQWAVKHRVYSDNVRWLIQVPRLFDVYHTKKQLANFQEMLENIFMPLFEVTINPRSHPELHLFLEHVVGFDSVDDESKPEHHIFNLDSPLPANWTEEDNPPYSYYLYYTYANMTVLNHLRRRRGFHSFVLRPHCGEAGPIHHLVSGFMLSENISHGLLLRKAPVLQYLYYLAQIGIAMSPLSNNSLFLSYHRNPLPEYLSRGLMVSLSTDDPLQFHFTKEPLMEEYSIAAQVWKLSSCDMCELARNSVLMSGFSHKAKSYWLGPSYSKEGPVSNDIRRTNVPDIRVAYRSETLSEELQLITHAVRTEELDTIDEEDSLSMAPLPGQR, from the exons ATGTCAGGCG ACCTGTGTGGTGCATCTGGGCCCAAGCCCCTCAAGCCCCAGAGATCTCTTCCAGGGACGCCTGTTTCTCTCACACACTACCCAATCGACCTGCGAACATCCATGGAAGAAAAGTACAAAGAAATTGCTGAG GAGCTGTTCACACGCAGCATGGCAGAGAGTGAGATGCGAAGCGCTCCTTATGAGTTCCCGGAGGACAGCCCCATCGAACAGCTGGAAGAGCGACGGCACCGCCTAGAGAGGCAAATCAGCCAGGACATTAA GTTAATGAAGGAGAAGAGCGTGGACGCTGTTGATGGAAGCTTTAAGGAGAGGGCAATGCCAATGGAGAGAGAGTACCAGCGGGTCTCAATATCTGGAGAGGAAAAGTGCGGG GTGCCCTTCACTGACCTGGTAGATGCTGCAAAGTGTGTGGTGAAGGCATTATTCATTCGGGAGAAGTACATAAATCGATCTATGCAGAATTTTTGTAAGACCACAGCTCACGCCTTGCAGGAGCTCGGGGTGAAGCCTCTGGATCTGAGAGTCTATGACGATATACCAGAGACCCCTGTTGATGCTG ATGCCCCCGTCCACCCACCTGTGTCAGAGACACACCCCTATGACAATCAGGACCCCAAGAATATGCCGGCAGACACAGGATACGGTTGCAAGATGGTGGATGGAGTAGCCCATGTCTAtaccaagaaaaacaacatggaCAA AAGTACAGAACTGGACCTGCCTTATCCTGACCTGAAGGAGTATATTGCAGACATGAATGTTATGATGGCGCTCATAATCAACGGACCAGT GAAGTCTTTCTGCTACCGCCGCCTACAGTACCTGAGCTCTAAATTCCAGATGCACATCCTCCTGAATGAGATGAAGGAGTTGGCAGCTCAGAAGAAAGTTCCACACAGAGACTTCTACAACATACGAAAG gtggacacacacatacatgcatcaTCCTGCATGAATCAGAAGCACCTGCTGCGATTCATCAAGAGAGCCATGAAGAAATACCCTGGGGAGATCGTTCACATTGAGCGCGGCCGCGGTCAGACCCTCAAGGATGTGTTTGAGAACATGAACCTGACGGCCTTTGACCTGAGCGTAGACACCCTCGACATGCATGCG GACCGTAACACATTCCATCGGTTTGACAAGTTCAACGCCAAATACAACCCCATTGGAGAATCCATCCTCAGAGAGATCTTCATCAAGACTGACAACCACATTGAAGGAAAATACTTTGCACACATAATCAAG GAGGTGATGTTTGACTTAGAGGAGAGTAAGTACCAGAACTCTGAGCTGCGTCTGTCGATCTATGGTCGCTCCCGAGACGAATGGGATAAGCTGGCTCAGTGGGCCGTGAAACATCGAGTGTACTCTGATAATGTGCGCTGGCTTATCCAGGTGCCCCGTCTTTT CGATGTGTACCACACAAAGAAGCAGCTGGCTAATTTCCAGGAGATGTTGGAGAATATCTTCATGCCTCTGTTTGAAGTCACAATCAACCCCCGCAGTCATCCTGAGCTGCACCTCTTCCTGGAGCAT GTGGTGGGCTTTGATAGCGTGGACGATGAGTCTAAACCTGAGCACCACATTTTCAATCTTGACAGTCCGCTGCCAGCGAACTGGACAGAAGAAGACAACCCACCCTACTCCTACTACCTCTACTACACCTATGCCAACATGACTGTGCTCAACCACCTCCGAAG GCGGCGAGGCTTTCATTCGTTTGTGCTGCGACCTCACTGTGGGGAGGCGGGGCCGATCCACCACCTGGTGTCAGGTTTCATGTTATCAGAGAACATCTCCCATGGGCTGCTGCTCAGAAAG GCCCCGGTGCTGCAGTATCTTTACTACCTGGCTCAAATTGGCATCGCCATGTCACCACTAAGTAACAACAGCCTGTTCCTCAGTTACCATCGCAACCCGCTGCCAGAGTACCTTTCCAGAGGCCTCATGGTCTCTCTGTCCACTGATGATCCTCTTCAGTTCCACTTCACCAAG GAGCCTCTGATGGAGGAGTACAGCATTGCTGCTCAAGTGTGGAAACTAAGTTCCTGTGACATGTGTGAGCTGGCAAGAAACAGTGTCCTCATGAGTGGATTTTCACACAAG GCCAAAAGCTACTGGCTTGGCCCCAGTTATTCTAAGGAGGGTCCTGTGAGCAACGACATCCGTCGTACCAACGTCCCTGATATCCGAGTGGCGTACCGCAGCGAGACACTCTCTGAGGAGCTTCAACTCATCACTCACGCTGTGCGCACTGAAGAGCTGGACACTATTGATGAGGAGGACTCTCTGTCCATGGCCCCACTCCCGGGACAACGCTGA
- the LOC122887636 gene encoding AMP deaminase 2-like isoform X1, producing the protein MPSSVAVFPCIGYRKLIPWLLGQPRRMAPSRSWGSLGLPFSSSLCSMPADLLWAGRRSQFCRGAFLGPVWVLPPHCPTMRQSSCTRASAPLSLCWPLCSSDSLCSSSNRSTGSKMSSSSSSSSNDGQGKPKPKSPFRKRGSLQSTTSPDLCGASGPKPLKPQRSLPGTPVSLTHYPIDLRTSMEEKYKEIAEELFTRSMAESEMRSAPYEFPEDSPIEQLEERRHRLERQISQDIKLEPEILLRAKQDFMKIDSATDLELMKEKSVDAVDGSFKERAMPMEREYQRVSISGEEKCGVPFTDLVDAAKCVVKALFIREKYINRSMQNFCKTTAHALQELGVKPLDLRVYDDIPETPVDADAPVHPPVSETHPYDNQDPKNMPADTGYGCKMVDGVAHVYTKKNNMDKSTELDLPYPDLKEYIADMNVMMALIINGPVKSFCYRRLQYLSSKFQMHILLNEMKELAAQKKVPHRDFYNIRKVDTHIHASSCMNQKHLLRFIKRAMKKYPGEIVHIERGRGQTLKDVFENMNLTAFDLSVDTLDMHADRNTFHRFDKFNAKYNPIGESILREIFIKTDNHIEGKYFAHIIKEVMFDLEESKYQNSELRLSIYGRSRDEWDKLAQWAVKHRVYSDNVRWLIQVPRLFDVYHTKKQLANFQEMLENIFMPLFEVTINPRSHPELHLFLEHVVGFDSVDDESKPEHHIFNLDSPLPANWTEEDNPPYSYYLYYTYANMTVLNHLRRRRGFHSFVLRPHCGEAGPIHHLVSGFMLSENISHGLLLRKAPVLQYLYYLAQIGIAMSPLSNNSLFLSYHRNPLPEYLSRGLMVSLSTDDPLQFHFTKEPLMEEYSIAAQVWKLSSCDMCELARNSVLMSGFSHKAKSYWLGPSYSKEGPVSNDIRRTNVPDIRVAYRSETLSEELQLITHAVRTEELDTIDEEDSLSMAPLPGQR; encoded by the exons ATGCCCTCCTCTGTGGCTGTTTTTCCCTGCATTGGCTACAGGAAGCTCATTCCCTGGTTGCTAGGGCAACCAAGGAGGATGGCCCCCAGCAGGAGCTGGGGAAGCCTTGGGCTGCCTTTCAGCTCGTCGTTGTGCAGCATGCCTGCTGACCTGCTGTGGGCTGGGAGGAGGAGCCAATTCTGCAGAGGAGCTTTTCTCGGCCCCGTATGGGTCCTGCCGCCCCATTGCCCCACCATGAGACAGAGCTCCTGCACTAGAGCTAgtgctcctctctccctctgctggcCACTGTGCAGCTCTGACTCACTCTGCTCCAGTAGTAACAGGAGCACAGGCAGCAAGAtgtcatcctcttcctcctcctccagcaatGATGGACAAGGGAAGCCTAAACCTAAATCCCCGTTTCGCAAGAGGGGGAGCCTGCAGAGCACCACAAGCCCTG ACCTGTGTGGTGCATCTGGGCCCAAGCCCCTCAAGCCCCAGAGATCTCTTCCAGGGACGCCTGTTTCTCTCACACACTACCCAATCGACCTGCGAACATCCATGGAAGAAAAGTACAAAGAAATTGCTGAG GAGCTGTTCACACGCAGCATGGCAGAGAGTGAGATGCGAAGCGCTCCTTATGAGTTCCCGGAGGACAGCCCCATCGAACAGCTGGAAGAGCGACGGCACCGCCTAGAGAGGCAAATCAGCCAGGACATTAA GCTTGAGCCAGAGATCTTGCTCCGCGCCAAACAGGACTTCATGAAAATCGACAGTGCTACAGACCTGGA GTTAATGAAGGAGAAGAGCGTGGACGCTGTTGATGGAAGCTTTAAGGAGAGGGCAATGCCAATGGAGAGAGAGTACCAGCGGGTCTCAATATCTGGAGAGGAAAAGTGCGGG GTGCCCTTCACTGACCTGGTAGATGCTGCAAAGTGTGTGGTGAAGGCATTATTCATTCGGGAGAAGTACATAAATCGATCTATGCAGAATTTTTGTAAGACCACAGCTCACGCCTTGCAGGAGCTCGGGGTGAAGCCTCTGGATCTGAGAGTCTATGACGATATACCAGAGACCCCTGTTGATGCTG ATGCCCCCGTCCACCCACCTGTGTCAGAGACACACCCCTATGACAATCAGGACCCCAAGAATATGCCGGCAGACACAGGATACGGTTGCAAGATGGTGGATGGAGTAGCCCATGTCTAtaccaagaaaaacaacatggaCAA AAGTACAGAACTGGACCTGCCTTATCCTGACCTGAAGGAGTATATTGCAGACATGAATGTTATGATGGCGCTCATAATCAACGGACCAGT GAAGTCTTTCTGCTACCGCCGCCTACAGTACCTGAGCTCTAAATTCCAGATGCACATCCTCCTGAATGAGATGAAGGAGTTGGCAGCTCAGAAGAAAGTTCCACACAGAGACTTCTACAACATACGAAAG gtggacacacacatacatgcatcaTCCTGCATGAATCAGAAGCACCTGCTGCGATTCATCAAGAGAGCCATGAAGAAATACCCTGGGGAGATCGTTCACATTGAGCGCGGCCGCGGTCAGACCCTCAAGGATGTGTTTGAGAACATGAACCTGACGGCCTTTGACCTGAGCGTAGACACCCTCGACATGCATGCG GACCGTAACACATTCCATCGGTTTGACAAGTTCAACGCCAAATACAACCCCATTGGAGAATCCATCCTCAGAGAGATCTTCATCAAGACTGACAACCACATTGAAGGAAAATACTTTGCACACATAATCAAG GAGGTGATGTTTGACTTAGAGGAGAGTAAGTACCAGAACTCTGAGCTGCGTCTGTCGATCTATGGTCGCTCCCGAGACGAATGGGATAAGCTGGCTCAGTGGGCCGTGAAACATCGAGTGTACTCTGATAATGTGCGCTGGCTTATCCAGGTGCCCCGTCTTTT CGATGTGTACCACACAAAGAAGCAGCTGGCTAATTTCCAGGAGATGTTGGAGAATATCTTCATGCCTCTGTTTGAAGTCACAATCAACCCCCGCAGTCATCCTGAGCTGCACCTCTTCCTGGAGCAT GTGGTGGGCTTTGATAGCGTGGACGATGAGTCTAAACCTGAGCACCACATTTTCAATCTTGACAGTCCGCTGCCAGCGAACTGGACAGAAGAAGACAACCCACCCTACTCCTACTACCTCTACTACACCTATGCCAACATGACTGTGCTCAACCACCTCCGAAG GCGGCGAGGCTTTCATTCGTTTGTGCTGCGACCTCACTGTGGGGAGGCGGGGCCGATCCACCACCTGGTGTCAGGTTTCATGTTATCAGAGAACATCTCCCATGGGCTGCTGCTCAGAAAG GCCCCGGTGCTGCAGTATCTTTACTACCTGGCTCAAATTGGCATCGCCATGTCACCACTAAGTAACAACAGCCTGTTCCTCAGTTACCATCGCAACCCGCTGCCAGAGTACCTTTCCAGAGGCCTCATGGTCTCTCTGTCCACTGATGATCCTCTTCAGTTCCACTTCACCAAG GAGCCTCTGATGGAGGAGTACAGCATTGCTGCTCAAGTGTGGAAACTAAGTTCCTGTGACATGTGTGAGCTGGCAAGAAACAGTGTCCTCATGAGTGGATTTTCACACAAG GCCAAAAGCTACTGGCTTGGCCCCAGTTATTCTAAGGAGGGTCCTGTGAGCAACGACATCCGTCGTACCAACGTCCCTGATATCCGAGTGGCGTACCGCAGCGAGACACTCTCTGAGGAGCTTCAACTCATCACTCACGCTGTGCGCACTGAAGAGCTGGACACTATTGATGAGGAGGACTCTCTGTCCATGGCCCCACTCCCGGGACAACGCTGA
- the LOC122887636 gene encoding AMP deaminase 2-like isoform X2 → MPSSVAVFPCIGYRKLIPWLLGQPRRMAPSRSWGSLGLPFSSSLCSMPADLLWAGRRSQFCRGAFLGPVWVLPPHCPTMRQSSCTRASAPLSLCWPLCSSDSLCSSSNRSTGSKMSSSSSSSSNDGQGKPKPKSPFRKRGSLQSTTSPDLCGASGPKPLKPQRSLPGTPVSLTHYPIDLRTSMEEKYKEIAEELFTRSMAESEMRSAPYEFPEDSPIEQLEERRHRLERQISQDIKLMKEKSVDAVDGSFKERAMPMEREYQRVSISGEEKCGVPFTDLVDAAKCVVKALFIREKYINRSMQNFCKTTAHALQELGVKPLDLRVYDDIPETPVDADAPVHPPVSETHPYDNQDPKNMPADTGYGCKMVDGVAHVYTKKNNMDKSTELDLPYPDLKEYIADMNVMMALIINGPVKSFCYRRLQYLSSKFQMHILLNEMKELAAQKKVPHRDFYNIRKVDTHIHASSCMNQKHLLRFIKRAMKKYPGEIVHIERGRGQTLKDVFENMNLTAFDLSVDTLDMHADRNTFHRFDKFNAKYNPIGESILREIFIKTDNHIEGKYFAHIIKEVMFDLEESKYQNSELRLSIYGRSRDEWDKLAQWAVKHRVYSDNVRWLIQVPRLFDVYHTKKQLANFQEMLENIFMPLFEVTINPRSHPELHLFLEHVVGFDSVDDESKPEHHIFNLDSPLPANWTEEDNPPYSYYLYYTYANMTVLNHLRRRRGFHSFVLRPHCGEAGPIHHLVSGFMLSENISHGLLLRKAPVLQYLYYLAQIGIAMSPLSNNSLFLSYHRNPLPEYLSRGLMVSLSTDDPLQFHFTKEPLMEEYSIAAQVWKLSSCDMCELARNSVLMSGFSHKAKSYWLGPSYSKEGPVSNDIRRTNVPDIRVAYRSETLSEELQLITHAVRTEELDTIDEEDSLSMAPLPGQR, encoded by the exons ATGCCCTCCTCTGTGGCTGTTTTTCCCTGCATTGGCTACAGGAAGCTCATTCCCTGGTTGCTAGGGCAACCAAGGAGGATGGCCCCCAGCAGGAGCTGGGGAAGCCTTGGGCTGCCTTTCAGCTCGTCGTTGTGCAGCATGCCTGCTGACCTGCTGTGGGCTGGGAGGAGGAGCCAATTCTGCAGAGGAGCTTTTCTCGGCCCCGTATGGGTCCTGCCGCCCCATTGCCCCACCATGAGACAGAGCTCCTGCACTAGAGCTAgtgctcctctctccctctgctggcCACTGTGCAGCTCTGACTCACTCTGCTCCAGTAGTAACAGGAGCACAGGCAGCAAGAtgtcatcctcttcctcctcctccagcaatGATGGACAAGGGAAGCCTAAACCTAAATCCCCGTTTCGCAAGAGGGGGAGCCTGCAGAGCACCACAAGCCCTG ACCTGTGTGGTGCATCTGGGCCCAAGCCCCTCAAGCCCCAGAGATCTCTTCCAGGGACGCCTGTTTCTCTCACACACTACCCAATCGACCTGCGAACATCCATGGAAGAAAAGTACAAAGAAATTGCTGAG GAGCTGTTCACACGCAGCATGGCAGAGAGTGAGATGCGAAGCGCTCCTTATGAGTTCCCGGAGGACAGCCCCATCGAACAGCTGGAAGAGCGACGGCACCGCCTAGAGAGGCAAATCAGCCAGGACATTAA GTTAATGAAGGAGAAGAGCGTGGACGCTGTTGATGGAAGCTTTAAGGAGAGGGCAATGCCAATGGAGAGAGAGTACCAGCGGGTCTCAATATCTGGAGAGGAAAAGTGCGGG GTGCCCTTCACTGACCTGGTAGATGCTGCAAAGTGTGTGGTGAAGGCATTATTCATTCGGGAGAAGTACATAAATCGATCTATGCAGAATTTTTGTAAGACCACAGCTCACGCCTTGCAGGAGCTCGGGGTGAAGCCTCTGGATCTGAGAGTCTATGACGATATACCAGAGACCCCTGTTGATGCTG ATGCCCCCGTCCACCCACCTGTGTCAGAGACACACCCCTATGACAATCAGGACCCCAAGAATATGCCGGCAGACACAGGATACGGTTGCAAGATGGTGGATGGAGTAGCCCATGTCTAtaccaagaaaaacaacatggaCAA AAGTACAGAACTGGACCTGCCTTATCCTGACCTGAAGGAGTATATTGCAGACATGAATGTTATGATGGCGCTCATAATCAACGGACCAGT GAAGTCTTTCTGCTACCGCCGCCTACAGTACCTGAGCTCTAAATTCCAGATGCACATCCTCCTGAATGAGATGAAGGAGTTGGCAGCTCAGAAGAAAGTTCCACACAGAGACTTCTACAACATACGAAAG gtggacacacacatacatgcatcaTCCTGCATGAATCAGAAGCACCTGCTGCGATTCATCAAGAGAGCCATGAAGAAATACCCTGGGGAGATCGTTCACATTGAGCGCGGCCGCGGTCAGACCCTCAAGGATGTGTTTGAGAACATGAACCTGACGGCCTTTGACCTGAGCGTAGACACCCTCGACATGCATGCG GACCGTAACACATTCCATCGGTTTGACAAGTTCAACGCCAAATACAACCCCATTGGAGAATCCATCCTCAGAGAGATCTTCATCAAGACTGACAACCACATTGAAGGAAAATACTTTGCACACATAATCAAG GAGGTGATGTTTGACTTAGAGGAGAGTAAGTACCAGAACTCTGAGCTGCGTCTGTCGATCTATGGTCGCTCCCGAGACGAATGGGATAAGCTGGCTCAGTGGGCCGTGAAACATCGAGTGTACTCTGATAATGTGCGCTGGCTTATCCAGGTGCCCCGTCTTTT CGATGTGTACCACACAAAGAAGCAGCTGGCTAATTTCCAGGAGATGTTGGAGAATATCTTCATGCCTCTGTTTGAAGTCACAATCAACCCCCGCAGTCATCCTGAGCTGCACCTCTTCCTGGAGCAT GTGGTGGGCTTTGATAGCGTGGACGATGAGTCTAAACCTGAGCACCACATTTTCAATCTTGACAGTCCGCTGCCAGCGAACTGGACAGAAGAAGACAACCCACCCTACTCCTACTACCTCTACTACACCTATGCCAACATGACTGTGCTCAACCACCTCCGAAG GCGGCGAGGCTTTCATTCGTTTGTGCTGCGACCTCACTGTGGGGAGGCGGGGCCGATCCACCACCTGGTGTCAGGTTTCATGTTATCAGAGAACATCTCCCATGGGCTGCTGCTCAGAAAG GCCCCGGTGCTGCAGTATCTTTACTACCTGGCTCAAATTGGCATCGCCATGTCACCACTAAGTAACAACAGCCTGTTCCTCAGTTACCATCGCAACCCGCTGCCAGAGTACCTTTCCAGAGGCCTCATGGTCTCTCTGTCCACTGATGATCCTCTTCAGTTCCACTTCACCAAG GAGCCTCTGATGGAGGAGTACAGCATTGCTGCTCAAGTGTGGAAACTAAGTTCCTGTGACATGTGTGAGCTGGCAAGAAACAGTGTCCTCATGAGTGGATTTTCACACAAG GCCAAAAGCTACTGGCTTGGCCCCAGTTATTCTAAGGAGGGTCCTGTGAGCAACGACATCCGTCGTACCAACGTCCCTGATATCCGAGTGGCGTACCGCAGCGAGACACTCTCTGAGGAGCTTCAACTCATCACTCACGCTGTGCGCACTGAAGAGCTGGACACTATTGATGAGGAGGACTCTCTGTCCATGGCCCCACTCCCGGGACAACGCTGA